A genome region from Canis lupus dingo isolate Sandy chromosome 7, ASM325472v2, whole genome shotgun sequence includes the following:
- the LOC112648467 gene encoding transmembrane epididymal protein 1A-like gives MGTFIGHVYPGLFLILYGLYQAIVVSKAVIFKDSLLDPSCHPTNKGRWARLWKISYRGLLKMVTGSILIAYEISCIKGGLVLMNRQLPPRFLYPKEWQHLTMFILLTLNGCVDVMSRNLLPQRCVLLEKGSLVLTFYVLLLLLVSHVQDTTGIELQIHYLLILVVFLLMLVLTIELWTPDTFQLLLIEAFLFLMMGSWLMQAGFILYRPVTGYPWQDDDISDIMFVTTFFCWHVMINALCLLGIYGLSALWHRCHCPSLKLMGSKEAPYHKGTVGPLYKLLQEVEQSEKDEQALLLSKSSS, from the coding sequence ATGGGAACCTTCATTGGTCATGTGTACCCAGGACTGTTTCTAATCTTATATGGACTGTATCAGGCAATAGTAGTCTCCAAAGCTGTGATATTCAAAGACTCTCTCCTGGATCCTTCATGCCATCCTACGAATAAGGGAAGATGGGCCAGGCTGTGGAAAATATCCTACAGAGGTTTGCTGAAGATGGTGACTGGCTCCATCTTAATAGCTTATGAGATCAGTTGCATTAAAGGAGGGTTGGTATTGATGAACAGACAATTGCCACCAAGATTTCTGTACCCCAAAGAGTGGCAGCATCTCACCATGTTCATCCTCCTCACCCTCAATGGCTGTGTAGATGTCATGAGCAGGAATTTGCTGCCTCAGAGGTGTGTGCTTCTAGAAAAAGGTTCCCTGGTCCTGACCTTCTACGTGCTCCTGCTCTTGTTGGTATCACATGTTCAGGACACAACAGGGATAGAGCTTCAGATTCATTATCTGCTCATCTTGGTGGTGTTCCTATTGATGCTGGTGTTGACTATAGAGCTGTGGACTCCCGACACATTTCAACTCTTGCTGATTGAGGCTTTTCTGTTTCTGATGATGGGCTCTTGGCTGATGCAGGCTGGCTTTATTCTGTACAGGCCAGTCACTGGCTACCCATGGCAGGATGATGACATCAGTGACATCATGTTCGTCACCACCTTCTTCTGTTGGCATGTGATGATCAATGCCTTGTGTCTGCTGGGAATCTATGGCCTCTCTGCCCTCTGGCATCGTTGTCACTGCCCCAGCTTGAAGCTGATGGGATCCAAAGAAGCTCCATATCACAAGGGCACAGTAGGACCCCTGTACAAATTGCTGCAGGAAGTGgagcagtcagagaaagatgagcAGGCTCTTCTCCTTTCAAAAAGCTCTTCCTGA
- the LOC112648466 gene encoding transmembrane epididymal protein 1-like, with the protein MGKFIGHLYPGLYLFSYGLYQAAVVSKAMIVNDSLLYLSCPPRNKGRWAGLWGISYGGLLKLVTGSILTVYVVFCLDDMMVLMDKKYPPRFLYPKEWQHLTMFILLTLNGCVDVMSRNLLPQRCVLLEKGSLVLTFYVLLLLLISHVQDTTGIELQIHYLLILVVFLLMLVLTIELWTPDTFQLLLIEAFLFLMMGSWLMQAGFILYRPVTGYPWQDDDISDIMFVTTFFCWHVMINALCLLGIYGLSALWHRCHCPSLKLMGSKEAPYHKGTVGPLYKLLQEVEQSEKDEQALLLSKSSS; encoded by the coding sequence ATGGGAAAGTTTATAGGTCATTTATACCCAGGGCTATATCTTTTCTCTTATGGACTGTATCAGGCCGCAGTGGTCTCTAAGGCCATGATAGTCAATGACTCACTCCTCTATCTTTCATGCCCCCCCAGGAATAAGGGAAGATGGGCCGGGCTGTGGGGAATATCCTACGGAGGTTTGCTGAAGCTGGTGACTGGCTCCATCTTAACAGTTTATGTGGTCTTCTGTCTTGATGATATGATGGTGCTCATGGACAAGAAGTACCCACCGAGATTTCTGTACCCCAAAGAGTGGCAGCATCTCACCATGTTCATCCTCCTCACCCTCAATGGCTGTGTAGATGTCATGAGCAGGAATTTGCTGCCTCAGAGGTGTGTGCTTCTAGAAAAAGGTTCCCTGGTCCTGACCTTCTACGTGCTCCTGCTCTTGTTGATATCACATGTCCAAGACACAACAGGGATAGAGCTTCAGATTCATTATCTGCTCATCTTGGTGGTGTTCCTATTGATGCTGGTGTTGACTATAGAGCTGTGGACTCCCGACACATTTCAACTCTTGCTGATTGAGGCTTTTCTGTTTCTGATGATGGGCTCTTGGCTGATGCAGGCTGGCTTTATTCTGTACAGGCCAGTCACTGGCTACCCATGGCAGGATGATGACATCAGTGACATCATGTTCGTCACCACCTTCTTCTGTTGGCATGTGATGATCAATGCCTTGTGTCTGCTGGGAATCTATGGCCTCTCTGCCCTCTGGCATCGTTGTCACTGCCCCAGCTTGAAGCTGATGGGATCCAAAGAAGCTCCATATCACAAGGGCACAGTAGGACCCCTGTACAAATTGCTGCAGGAAGTGgagcagtcagagaaagatgagcAGGCTCTTCTCCTTTCAAAAAGCTCTTCCTGA